The DNA sequence AAGATTTTTCTAAACCTCTAAATGAAAGGAcccaaaaacaaagcaaaaggcAATCCAAAACCTCCCATGAATTATACTTTAATTTCAGTTGCGGAAGGAAATGCCCTTTCAACAATTAAACTACTTTTCTTGCacgaaaataaaaaaatccctcttAGATATTTTCCAGTGTAAATAGTAGTCATTATATGTTATTTGACCATGAATTCCAACCATCTAAAAAGCATTACTGGGTGACCAAAATGCcactgagcagaaaaaaataacagataaCAAGACTTCCTTTGGACAAAAACTACAGTTTAGGTGGTTACTTCTGGACAAAATCATAAGGACCTTTAAATCCAATTTAAATAACatttcagaagaagaaaaatccacacccctcccacccccccccccccccccccaaaataccaAACCCAGAAAAACATTTGGTTTAAATATGTATGCACCATTTCTCTGCCCCCTGGTGTTACAACTCGAAAACTgggtttcctttcttttctgtggGCTCAGTGCATTATATATTTACCTTTGTGTTAATTCTgtccatgttttttttttaaatggtacATGATGTTCTTTGGGTTTGTTCTTATATTCCACTTACCAAACAAAAATTTATTATAAATTGGTGGTGGTTACAAGAAGATTTTTCCATATTAGTGAAATCCTGGAACTATAACCATGTATCATCTTCACTTTAAACGTGATTGCTGCTTTTTTGACTCTGATTTCATTTCTGGCAAACTCACCTCATCATCATCCATCAGATGTTCCTTCGCAAATTCATACATTTCCAGCTGGAGTGTGGTAATGTTGTGGTATCGAACTGCCtcctaccaaaaaaacccaaatttctGTTACTTTAGGGTAGCAAGACAGGTGAGTGTCATCACATGCCTCCTGAAACCATCCCAGTGAGGTCACACCCAGACCTAGCAAAAGCAGATCCCAGGCAGGGCTCacagtgtttgagaaaggaagCAGCAAAACAGCAAACAGCATATTCCAAACTCTTCTGTGGATCTTCCTAAGCACAGGCTTCCTCACTGCAAGAACAAAGCACTCTCCTCTTTCTCATGTTTCAAAGCACTGGCGAGCCTGAGAATAAGGAATgaggctgccagggctgagcagcagcctgtgcctgcatTCCAGTGGGCTTTGGACAGGAGAAAgcctctgtctccctgtgctggctATGGCAGCAGGCAGTTCTGGGAAAGAGACACACTGAGCTGTTTCGGATGATAATGACTCACCacccagcctgagcctgggctAGGGAAACTCTGAAAGGTCACTCACCTGTACCTCCTCACTTCCCCACTGTGTGCCCGGACAGCACAGGGTAGCTCAGTCTCACACTCTCACATTTGTGAGTACCAACTGCCACCTACTTTGATTATTCCATTTAACTCCTCTTGGGGAAGAAAACAGCAGACTCCCTCTTTCACAAGAACATCTAAAGGTTAGTGCCAGAGCCAAATGTTGCTGTCGCCCCATTACCACTTTTTGAAAATAAACCAGAGGCATTATGGTTTTCGAGGCAAGTTACTAGGACAGCAAGCAACTTCTGTTTATAGCTACACAGATTAAAGTACAAGAAAATACAGCTGCGTGCatttaatattttgtattttaaaatcaaattatctGTAGTCCCCAGCCCCAGAAGTTATCAATGAAACATTCAGAGTGCATGTGTAGGGCCCTTGTTCTGCCCTCTCTGCACTAGTATGCCAAAAGTGTCTGCGGTTTGCAGTTTCACACTGTTGCTACCCCTCACTCCCACCACCACCAAACATTGTCTCCAATATGGTTACAAAGCACCATTCTGTTCCCAAAAGCAGTGACAAAGGAGCAGTCCCCTTCCCTAGTGAGCTCagacttgctgctgctgcctgaaagaaccaaatgcatttttgttgccttttgtctcagttagccctgcagggcaggccTGGGTTCCCACTGTGCCAATAAAGTGTGTGTTCTAAGAGGCATGACTAGAAGGCACTAAATTTAATTTGTGGAACATGTATTGCTAATGACTAACTAGTTGTACAGCCCATATGACTGATGCCTAAGCAGTCAGTGTCACAATTTAGCAGCATGACATAAATCTTGGTAACAAGAAACATTAGAAAATCCAATTTGATGTCACAGTCCAGGCTGTAAAATTTCTTTGGACATGGAAATTTAAGAACAGCATAGAAacccatttttaaaatagttttccaAAGCCAGATGACAACTATTGCTGGATGGACTGGTGTCTTCTTTGCAGCAAGCATTTTAATTTAGATAATTAGATGAAATACAGTCCTGAGCCTCTTTCCATCCTCATCCACCCAACAGTGTTCTAAATGGAGTAAGTGGAAAGTCAGTTTAGCTGGAGTTACCATATTCAGACACATTCCAATGCCCACAGAACCTGAAATAACAAGCGAGTGGGCAACTATGTGTTGGCAAATAATGATTCACAAAAGCCTGAATGTCACTCACAGATTTCATCATGAGAGATTTCAGGGGCCAGCTGCTTTATTTATAAAGGTACATAAAGACATAAACATGCCTAAGTGTCAGAGAAGTACAAGCATGAGTTTACTTCTCATCGTATATTATATGCTATCTTAGTATATTTCAACGGAAAGGAAAGAGTTACAATGACATTCACTGTTCACATGACACACTACACCTCTGTGTACAACTTTCTATATGACTTTAATAAAACAGGACGTGTTAAACTCCCAAACCAGAAGATATCTCACATTTTCCCACTGAATTTCAGAGAAATATCTGAATGTGTCTAGAAGGCATTTTAGGTAATCCACCTACCGATCTGGGCTGAAAATCCTCCTCTTTAAGTCCCCATTTGTCTTTGTGGTACTGGTAATAGACCATGTTCTGTTTCATTACTTCATCTTTCTCATCAAACAGAAGGTAACTGGCAGCACAAGAAGCTGCATTCTTCATGTCATTCACTAAttaataaacacacacacaaaaaaaaatccaagtaagGTAAATGAACAAATTCCTGCTATTATCGAAGCCCTAGAAAACTCAAAACACAGCCCGTACTCTACCTCCTCACCAGCTGCATAGAGGAAAATAAATTGCTCCCCAGAAACTGTATGCTATTTTTGCTCTGAAACACATAAGGCCATGATTCAAATATCAACTTATCATCAACCTCTGATGGTTTTCTATCAAAATCCTAACCAAATATTCCTCACAGGTATCCCAGTATCAGCCCACAGCTTGGTAATACTCACTGgtgcatttatttaaaaaacaaaataaaatatattaaaccCCTTCCTACTTCTTTGTACTAGGACTGATAAAGAGGGAAGAGTCAGGGTGTAAAGTGTGTAGTCAAACAACACAAGCAAGAGTCATTAATGGCTTGATGCTACATGGCTGATGTGTCTTCCCTTTGATATTGGAGCCTGCAGGAACAGCTGAAAGGGTGTTCAAGCTCCTCAAGAAACCACAGCTTTCACTGATTAATTTACCTATCAAACATGTCATCACTGAGCACTGAATACTACAATTTCTTTTAAGTGGTCCCCTCTTTCTTCAAAATCTATTTAGCCGCATTCTAATAAGACTATAAGAATCCActaggaaaaagcaaaaaaacccaaatactctGTACATTTGACTGTGGAAGAAATTCTGCCCCACTTCTGTTAACTACAGCGACAACAGGGAACAAAAGACATCAGGAAACTTGGATTTTCTGTCCAAGAACAGTTTAAAATGCAGATTCTGGAGGGTACTGCTTACATTCAAAAGCATAAAATGAGAGGGAAAAGACTATGAATGGATTCTGTCCCACATCATCCAACATCAGTGTTATTTAAGCACAAAAATTTACTACTTACATTTATAATATGCAAACTGCAAGTAATGGTACATGGTGGCCACAAATTTTTCAACGACAAAGCCTCCTATAATGGGTGTCAGATTGCTCTCACACTGCACTTTGCATGCAAGGACTTCAATATAATGGtctggaaggaagaaaacagcaacaGAGGATATGGACAGCACAGAGCAAATTGTTATAATCACTCCCACTAGTCACCCATTAAAATTTGGCCTTATAATGCTCTCCTGGTCCTGTGCATCTGGCTCTTGCTGCTTGGAAGTACTGAGAACCTACAACTCCATCTGAAGTATGAATCAAGTGTTGGTACTAGGCCCTTCTGTAAAAATCTGTGTGGCTGACTTTTAAGGCATCAGAGCTGGAATTCCAGAGAACTGAGCACTTAGGTTTCACTGACACCTAGAGGCAGCATGTGGTTGGTGGGTTTTACAGAGTATTGCATTATGTCCTAGCTGTAAACTTCACaatgctttctttccttttctaaaTTTTGCAAACCATGCAATTACATGCAATTTGTGCAATTACATTATTGCACAAATAAGGTCCTCATGCTGCTGAGTACAGCTGTGTCACAGACAGATACAGCAGGTGACTGCAAAATAAACCTCCAGAGATGGCTGCATTATGGGCCCAGAGTTTGGTTGTTTTAAGGCAGAAGAAAGAGGAGAATATGCTGCTCACCACAGAAAAACTTTCAGCCAGGAACATGTAAGTTCACAAGCTTACCCAGTCTAAAAATTGCTATATATAATGCAATATAGGACTATAGCTGATTTTATCTTcaagaaaatacatttcaagAAAACCTTTCAGTAAAAAGCTTCAAGCATTTTCTGGATATATCACATTCATCAACAGcatggaaaagaaatattttaaagtctTAGTCTCCCTGTTAGCCACATTTGACAGGTGAAAGCAAGTTAGCTAAGCTTGTGCAGCAAATTTCTGACCAAGACAAAAGAACACTTTTCATCCCTGAAAACTCCTAACATGAAGATCACTGAGGTTAACTAAATATAACTGCTGAAATGAGCTAGAAATAACTGGCCAAATGAAATTTCCAGTCCCACTTTTACAAGAGCAGTGGCATTTCTGTAAGCACAGTATTGCTCAATTCCAGCCAGCACTTACAGCCAGAGATGTGAGTCCCCCAGTGAAGTGATCCCATGCAATGAGGATAGCTGGCTTCCTGACACAACTCACTGCTCAGAGATAAATACATACCTAGTGCAAGACCCAAATACTTCTGGTTAACACTTACTGCTACATCTGCTTCCTGCAGACCCTTGGAGGCAGAATATCTCTCCCCGGAACACGAGCACGAttcagcccaggcagtgcaaATAAATTTGAATATTCTCTTATCTCAAGGGCGAAATACTTGAAATGCATGAACATGGCCATGGTGACATCATGCagaattcctgcttttccttcccatcACTACTACTGGGAATTGTCCTTCCCTTCCAAGGGGGAAGAGGGAGGGAGATAGTAAGTGTCAATCACAGTTAAGCATAGACACTACTCCTTACAGTGGCTTGAGGATTGTCCTGATGTCAGAACTCTGACACATTAGGAAAGCCTGTGTTTCTTGCTTTACCTCCTGTGATTTGTGCTTCACTCTGTCTTTGTTATCCTAGACCCCTGCATGTATTTCCCAAGAGCAAGTCAAGGCCTGAGAAACAGCCTGCAATAGCTGCTCCATGTCAGCTGTACTGGTGGATACCAGCTGCACACCATGAGAAACTGAAGCTGCTCATGTATAAACATACTTCACAGAAGCTTCCCCTCACCAAGACATGGTATGGCTTTAGAACAAAAAGTTGGAATCTTTTTCCTTAGGGCAACTAAAAACATAAAAAGCACAAGAAAATTTCTACGTTTATTGAGAAAACACACAGGTGTTCTCCACAAAAATACTGCCAACAACACTGAGCTGTCAGAGCACTGGAGAAATTGTTTCTTGCACTGCCAAAGAGCATAGGAAATGTGTATGTGCCATTTTGACAACAATCAAAAATGTTGGTATCCcccttttcctttgcaaagtaatggattttttttttttttttttttctacacaCACAAAATACAGATTTTACCTACTAGTAAAACTCTAATGTGTGAAAGACTAAAAATAGCCAACAGAACCCCATCATACTTATGAGAAAAGAGATGCAGATCACTAGACCTACACAAAGCTGATTTCAAAGGCAGGCTGACTAACCACTGAACCTCAAAGGTGGCCAAACTGATactgaaattatggtcaagagACCTGGCTGGATGACCACTGCTACCCAGATGGAGCAGTTGTTATTCACACATCTATGTTACTCTGACACAGAACTTCCATGTAATGTAAGATCTCTGTTCTGATTTCCTGATAGACCTCATTTATGTCACTGCCGAGAGCAAAAAAGTAAACCAGAATTCAAACAGTTTTCAGTGACTCTAATAAACCCCTATTGGCCTAAACTGAGGAACAGGACTTGGGGAACCAATCCTATGAATAAACTGAAATGCACTTTGGGGACATCTTTCTGTCACGTTTCATAACCACTCACCTGCAATGGAAAGATAGAAGTCTTTAAAATCCGTGATCTCTCGGGAGCCTTCGCAGGCTGCTATGCAGTCTTCGTAGGCTTTGAAGAAATCAGGAAGAGCCAGTTCCATGTCCGAGATGGATGTCCGCCAATTGTCACCGTTGTACGCTCTCACTGCCCTGACAAAGAGATTCTGAAAAATTGGCAGGAGTGAATCAGCAGTAACTGACCCGTGAGAAGTGTTGTGTAAAGTCAAATACAGTAAATGACGGCTCCACATTTCTGTACGAGCTGCTCTCCAGATGATGTGAGAACAAATACAGGAGACTAATGGATTTTAACAGGTATTTCCTAGAGAGCAGAGTATGACATTCCATTTCCAGTCAAAAGAAAAGCTTGCTGGAGAGAAGCAATAGTGTGACTCTGAAGCACAGGCTGTGACAGAGATTTTCAATGGAACCTTAAAGCCAAATGTCTGAGCTATTTTCAGCTGTGCCACTACAGCACTCATGAATTTGGATAACTAGGCACCTGCTTAGCTCCAGCAGTGTAGCAGCTTTCAGGTATGCCACTGTCTGATTTGCTGTGACTCATTTATGGAACAATGAAGTGCAGGAGAGGTGAGAATTACTGAATGCACCAAGAAGGCAGAACAAAAATGACTGAGAGGATAAAAAGAGGGAGATTACGAACTGAGAACACATAAGCAAATGAGATCCTGAATCTCACCCAGTAGGAAGAGTAATAGAACAGTTCCAAAAGAACAGACTCTCCTGAATAAAAAGCATACCTCATAAGGCTTTATCTCCAAGTCTTTAATATGCTCCTCAGCGTCAGGTATGCTCTTATAGTAGGCCATATTTCTTTGCATCATTTCATCATCTGGATGCTTCAGAAGAAATGTGTGAGCTGCTGCAATAGCTTTTGGAATATTATTAGCCTAAACAGGGATAGAGGAAAGaaggtgttaaaaaaaaagattaactggagaaaaaaaaacaaaccaaaaaaaaaacccaaaaaaaaaaaaaccaaacaaaaaaaaacagttcAAAGGTTCACAGTTTTCTCAATAATTTTTCACAAATTTTTTTTACTCCTAGCTGCATCACTGAGAACAATTTAACTTAGAAGTCTATCATTTTTGCAGATAGATGATTGTTGTAAATCAGCAAGATTAGGTTTTATCCCTTGCCCCTCCCCTGTTCACAGAGCTGACAAGGCAAAATACCAGGGCTCCTGGGAGGGTTTAATCTCACAAGTACTGATGCTAACCTACGGATAGTAGTCAGGAGTTTGTATGTGTTTATGTCACTTATTTGCCTAGCAGCACAGAGGACATTATTACAATAATATATTTTCCTGGTGGCATTACAAAGTTGGATTCTACTGCAGAGACTTGGTCAAAAACTGTGTCCTAAAGCAACTTTCTGTGCCCATTTTTAAACTAACTTTAATCCCTGTTAGACATACTTTGTGAAGTGTGCATTTCTCATTTACAACTGTATGTACCAAACACATACGTACTTCTGTGTGCATGCCATTTATGATTTcttaaaattttatatatatatatacacacacatgcatagttttataaattatatagTATATATGCACATATTAGGAAGAGTGAGAGAGAAAGCAAAAGTCTGGGGTATTCGTGAACAGTTAAAACCTTTTTTCTAGGCTGTTCAGTGCATTGATGTACAGGCAATACAGAGCTCCACCTCACATGTAAAACATCTTCTGGCAGCAGATGTTTGAAACCATGAGCAAGAATCACAGTGTGCACATGCACCCTTCTGCTCACACCCATAAAAGGTGCCCTTTCATGTTGGAAAGGAACCTGAGAGACGGCTGCACAGGAGCAAAATTTCaacccagccactgctgctgtgctgctgggagtgtcccagcactggagctctgccagctgcccttcCTGGCTGTCCCAAAACTATGCGTTTCCAGTCCGCCCCAGCCGTGCTAAATGCAAAGGAAAATCTCAGCTGCACTTTCGTCAAATGCCTGGCAGAAGTGCTGTAGCTGTAAACCTGCTTCTTTGGGAGGCTGACAAGTCTCATTTTTACTTAGATCCATGATTCACTCTTGGTTTCAATTTTCacctcttaggaaaaaaaaatgaaaaaaggtttTGTAGAAACACACTCCTAAGAGAACTCAGTGGCTCTGAGAAAGCTCCCTCCAGAGGAGCtagcagcagtgcaggaataGCTACTCCCAGAATCTTACAACGTGGCAAATTTCTCTGTGGAGCCCACCTGAATACACACATCGTCACTCTAAAAAATCACATAAAGCATTTCCCTCCCGCTTCTTCCTCTACTATAAATATTGTTGGGAGGGGtggaggggtgggggaaaggACATTCCTTTCACAGAAACCACCAGCCAGGAAAAAGCCCTTTGGATGCAGCAGTTTGTAGCTCTAGAAAGCTCATTTAGAACTCCCCGAGAAAGATAAAGGCTCAGAGCTGAACTACAAATCCAGTATgaaacacaatataaacaaccgAGACTAAAGGCAAAACCACCAAACTACTACTCAAACTTAATGCAAATGTGattgaaaaaaaagttaaaggggagggggagggacTCCTCCAATTTCCCTCTCACACTCCTACATGGCAGTTACTTGACTGTATTTGAAACTAtatgaaaaaattatatttggtGTTATCTGTACATTGCAAACTGTGTACATGCCACAAGGGGGGAATTAATAGTTAAGATAAGAAGAGGAAACATTTGTAATGATGTCATTTTGGTATCCATATATGGCTTTGAGAATTCGAGGAATTCCTGCCCTCTCTGTTAAAAGGCAGAGGCTAAAATGTATCACGTTCTTTTGTATGGTCTTAGGGAAGGCATTAGAACCAGCGTGACACTGTGCATGTGGATGCTGTTCTGGTTTCATGAGAACACATTTCCCTGTGAGTGTTTGGAAAAAACTGCTGAGGAAACAGCACTCCTAAAAACAGCAGAAGTTTGGAAGATGTGTGTTTTCAAGAAGCACTCTCAAAATAATGCACAAGCACACAACCCTGTGTAATGTATACTGGGATATGTTGGGAGTGAATCCCTAAATGAGAAAGTCTAACCAAAGAGCTcagcttttttcctccccacagaGAGGCCCTGTTTAATCTCAAATAACTGCAGTATCTGAGGGGATGGCAGGAGGGATGGACCTTGATATAGAGAACAGAAAGTGAAGATGAGAAGGGAGAAAACAATCAATTAGATCCTGGACAGAAGAATGACAAGAAGGTAGAAAAACAGGATGAAATCTGTTAAGAGAGAAGTGTGTCCCCAAGTCTTGGCTGACCCAAGAGCAAAAGATAAATACCATTCCAGGGATAGCATTACAGTGTCCCACTTCAGCAGCCAATTTTCACTTCATTCCTTCTTGCAGCTGTAATGATACTGGAGTTTTCCAGGCAGGAGGCTACCTGCAAGTcacaggctgggggctgctgtgcTTGAAAGAACTGGACCAGAAAGGAGCAAGTGAAGAAGGTGGACACGCTGAAGGAGAAGAAGTAGTGAAGATCGTTTGCAATAGCAGAGCTGTGACATGAAGAGTCTGAAAAAGGTCCCAGAGAAGGTTAGAAAGTAAGGCAGACGGAAAGATGAGAGGGGCAGGAATGACACAGCTACTGGACACTGAGACAGCATCCAGTGCCTAGACGTCTAGGAAGAACTGGAAGGGCTGATTCTAGGGGACATGCTGCATGAATTGTAAAAAACGGGTGAAGAACAAGCTGGATGGTATGTGGGTAAGCAGGGGCAAAGACAAGGCACATGCTAATCCCACTTTGGGCTACAGGAATAGGAGGAAACAACTGAAAGGTTTGTcaaggagaggaaaacaaagtgTACGGTTGGCAGCCTAGGGGGGCAAGGAAGAAATGGAGGTGAGCCAGATGAGAAGTGGTGTGGATGAGATGATGGGGAATGAGGCTGTGGCCCAGAGTAACCTGCTCCGAGGGCCAGGTGAGAGAGGTCGGCATGACAGGAGGTTTTTTTAGCATTGGGTGCACGAGGCATCTGGGGTCTGTCGAGGCTGTCCTGGGACACACCATGCTGTCCCCCTCCACCACGACACTGACAGGCGTGCCTGGAGGGCGGCACCTCACCAGGCGAGACTTTAAGGAGAAGAGCCTCCGACAGAGGCGGGGGTCgcggaggcagggcagggagatgggaggagaaaggaggagggcTCAAGGAGAAGCGGGCGGGGGGTGGCTCACCTTGAAGTAGGCGAACTGCAGGTACTTGTAGGGCTCGCGGCGCTGGAACTCCTCGAGCAGTTCGCGGCCGGGCTGCGCCTGTCGGAAGGCGGGCAGCCCCTGCTTGCAGCGCCGCAGGCACTGCGCCCGCCGCAGCACCCCGGAGAGGAGGCGCAGCTCCTGCAGCGCCGCGCtggcgggcgcggcgggcgcggggggcggctGCCCGGCCGCGCTGCAGTTGCGGTGGCAGAACGCCTCGCTGTCCCGCAGCAGGCGGTACAGCCGCATGCTGACCTCCAGGTAGCTGACGCTCTCGGGCCAGTTCTCGGTGCTGTACTGGTCCAGCCCGTAGCGATAGGCCGACTCCAGCGGCATCAGCTCGTCCCGCGGGAAGCTGCGGAAGCTGTAGCGCTCGTACtgcgcccccgccgccgccagcaGCGCCGCCAGCGCCGCCACCCACATGGctacggcacggcacggcacggcacggcacggcacggcaccaCGTCGCTGccgccggcggggccgggagagGCGGCCCGGGGccgggaggagggaagggaaagcgGGCGGGCCGCGGCGAAGGCAGCGCagaggcggggccggggcggggcggagGGAGAGGCGGCCCCGGGCAGggagcgcggggcgggcgcAGCGCCGGCTCCTCCGGCCGCCCTCCCGCGGGGCTGCTGCCCGGccggagctgctgccagctgcaggggcGTCGGCAAGGAAACTTTTCCTTAATGTGCTTTCCCAGTGTCCATGAGAATAGCTTTTTTTGCCATCCACTATTTAGGGGGTTTGTTTGGAAAAGATATGTTCTGAATCAATCTCTCGTACCcttcaatctttttttttttttttttttttttgtgtgtgtgtgtttctctACAAAACCTGTGACATAGGTTCACGCATTCGTGTTGTGATGGTGAGCAATTTTTGGAAAAGCCCTAGAATTCTGGgcattttttcccttgaaatTGCATTTTTAGATGTTGAAGGCGTTGAAGAATTGTAAGCACTATTTCTGCCTGTTTGATGTTTGGTTTCCTGAGGAAAAATAATGTGGAAGACCTATAAGGGAAGAGGTTTTGCATTTTTTGGATACTTGCCAGAAAAGTATACTCCAAATGTTAGCTACAGAGCTATAGAATGCCAACAGTGTATCCTCTACTGGTTCTGCACAGTGCTTTGGGACATTTTCTGATGTCCAGCTACATTAATTAATAATCATTAGTAGCTGGGAAAAGTGACTGTGGCTGTTGATCCAAAGAATTTGAAAGTTCCTAATGTAATCAAGAAGTTCTTTAGAATTGTTCTTTCAGTCTGACACATACAGATTATTTGCATTATGACGGCATGCAGCCTCCCAGATTGCACAATCAGGGTTGGaccagctgctctctctccGCTGCTCTTGGGGACTCATCCACTGATCAGTGGTGATCTTGGGGCTGGAGA is a window from the Passer domesticus isolate bPasDom1 chromosome 1, bPasDom1.hap1, whole genome shotgun sequence genome containing:
- the CRTAP gene encoding cartilage-associated protein, with protein sequence MWVAALAALLAAAGAQYERYSFRSFPRDELMPLESAYRYGLDQYSTENWPESVSYLEVSMRLYRLLRDSEAFCHRNCSAAGQPPPAPAAPASAALQELRLLSGVLRRAQCLRRCKQGLPAFRQAQPGRELLEEFQRREPYKYLQFAYFKANNIPKAIAAAHTFLLKHPDDEMMQRNMAYYKSIPDAEEHIKDLEIKPYENLFVRAVRAYNGDNWRTSISDMELALPDFFKAYEDCIAACEGSREITDFKDFYLSIADHYIEVLACKVQCESNLTPIIGGFVVEKFVATMYHYLQFAYYKLNDMKNAASCAASYLLFDEKDEVMKQNMVYYQYHKDKWGLKEEDFQPRSEAVRYHNITTLQLEMYEFAKEHLMDDDEGEVVEFLDDLLEVEEKKES